A stretch of the Corythoichthys intestinalis isolate RoL2023-P3 chromosome 22, ASM3026506v1, whole genome shotgun sequence genome encodes the following:
- the LOC130910139 gene encoding uncharacterized protein LOC130910139: protein MASPLPSSSRLFCSVCCMYSEHPGSFVEDSSSCRKCSLVSGLETRVSELEARLCTLETKASPSYSQVVAGRACSSRIASAVSPPASPVQPGEIKEGFVTVRGKRSGKRTTLVHQQLHVSNRFAPLSDTPAEPDTLVIGSSIVRDVKHPAVSVRCYPGARVGDIEGNLRLLKQSRKRFRRIVIHAGGNDARRRQSEVLKLNVASVCELAKSMADTVVFSGPLPNLVNDEMYSRFSSFNRWLSRWCPENDIVFVDNWHAFWGKPGLMRRDGIHPTWDGAALLTRNLAAKLSLPK from the coding sequence ATGGCTAGCCCTCTGCCTTCGTCCTCCCGTCTTTTCTGCTCAGTGTGCTGTATGTATAGCGAGCACCCTGGCTCCTTCGTCGAGGACAGTAGTAGCTGTAGGAAGTGTAGCTTAGTCTCAGGGTTGGAGACCAGGGTTTCTGAGCTAGAAGCACGGCTCTGCACTCTAGAGACGAAAGCTAGTCCTAGCTATAGCCAGGTAGTGGCAGGTCGTGCTTGCAGTAGTAGGATTGCTAGCGCAGTTAGCCCCCCAGCGAGCCCCGTGCAGCCGGGGGAAATTAAGGAGGGATTTGTGACTGTACGGGGGAAGCGCAGTGGCAAACGCACAACCTTAGTGCACCAGCAGCTTCACGTCAGCAATAGGTTTGCCCCCCTCAGCGACACACCGGCTGAACCAGACACTCTCGTAATTGGAAGCTCCATAGTTAGAGACGTGAAGCACCCGGCGGTGTCTGTCAGGTGTTACCCAGGGGCCAGAGTCGGTGACATCGAAGGAAACCTCAGACTCTTAAAGCAGAGTAGGAAGAGGTTCCGCCGTATCGTGATTCACGCAGGCGGTAACGACGCCCGGCGGAGACAGTCTGAGGTGCTTAAATTAAACGTAGCCTcggtgtgtgaacttgctaagtcgatggcggacaccgtagttttctctggtcctctgcctaatttggtcaatgatgagatgtactctagattctcatcatttaaccgctggttgtctagatggtgcccagaaaacgatatagtctttgttgataactggcacgcgttttggggcaagcccgggctcatgcgccgagacggcattcatccgacttgggacggtgctgctctcttaactcgaaatttggccgccaaactaagtctcccaaagtga